A genomic stretch from Aminobacter aminovorans includes:
- a CDS encoding VOC family protein — MNHANLTTTDVAALSGFFVSHFGFKQLDMRGQEAFAVLRGTDGFVLNLMKPSRDDGPYPSGFHVGFFVDSPRRVRAKQAELAEAGFDTGEVQELTRGGSTTFYCNAPGGVFVEVASS; from the coding sequence ATGAATCACGCCAATCTGACCACCACCGACGTCGCCGCCCTGTCGGGCTTCTTCGTCTCCCACTTCGGCTTCAAACAGCTCGACATGCGCGGCCAGGAAGCATTTGCCGTCTTGCGCGGCACCGATGGCTTCGTGCTCAACCTGATGAAACCGTCCAGGGATGACGGTCCCTACCCCTCCGGTTTCCATGTCGGCTTCTTCGTCGATAGCCCTCGGAGGGTCCGCGCGAAACAGGCCGAGTTGGCCGAGGCCGGTTTCGACACGGGCGAGGTGCAGGAGCTGACGCGCGGCGGGTCGACGACCTTCTATTGCAATGCCCCCGGCGGCGTTTTCGTCGAGGTCGCCTCCTCCTGA
- a CDS encoding TRAP transporter small permease subunit: MAGLLALSRFIDRINEAIGKTVSWAILVAILVSAGNAIIRKTFNMSSNAWLELQWYLFGAAFMLAAAYTLKQNEHIRIDIVYGMFSRRVQHWIDLLGHLLFLMPFVILMIFYFVPYVGLSFRSGEMSSSSGGLILWPAKALLLCGFVQLGCQGVSEIIKKIAIMRGDMDDPTPFISAHEQAELEGKALADEVRP; this comes from the coding sequence ATGGCAGGGCTTCTCGCTCTATCCAGGTTCATTGACCGCATCAACGAGGCAATCGGCAAGACGGTATCCTGGGCAATCCTGGTTGCCATCCTGGTGAGTGCCGGAAACGCCATCATCCGCAAGACGTTCAACATGTCGTCCAACGCCTGGCTGGAGCTGCAGTGGTACCTGTTCGGTGCTGCCTTCATGCTGGCGGCCGCCTACACGCTGAAGCAGAACGAGCATATCCGCATCGACATCGTCTACGGCATGTTCTCGCGCCGGGTGCAGCATTGGATCGACCTGCTCGGGCACCTGCTGTTTTTGATGCCCTTCGTCATCCTGATGATCTTTTACTTCGTCCCTTATGTCGGCCTGTCGTTCCGCTCGGGCGAAATGTCGTCCAGCTCCGGCGGCCTGATCCTGTGGCCGGCCAAGGCGTTGCTGCTGTGCGGTTTCGTGCAGCTCGGCTGCCAGGGCGTCTCCGAGATCATCAAGAAGATCGCCATCATGCGCGGCGACATGGACGACCCCACGCCCTTCATCTCGGCCCACGAGCAAGCCGAACTTGAAGGCAAGGCGCTGGCCGACGAGGTCCGCCCATGA
- a CDS encoding indolepyruvate ferredoxin oxidoreductase family protein: protein MTLHDVALDDKFDLGKERIFLSGAQAVIRMLLMQRERDRLAGLDTAGFVSGYRGSPLGGLDLQLWKAKKQLAQSNIVFQPGLNEELAATACWGSQQAELLGEGKHDGVFSVWYGKGPGVDRSGDVFRHANLAGSSKKGGVLALMGDDHTAESSTNAHATEFLFVDTMIPILNPGGVQELIDYGLYGFALSRFAGTWAAIKCVKDNIESTASVDASLGRLNIVTPEFDMPPGGLSIRHELDQLGQEARLHEYKRAAASAFIRANNINRIIYSGGRKPKIGIITVGKSFLDVRQALDDLGIDESRANQLGIRLFKVGCPWPLDIEHIRDFARDLEMIVVVEEKRSLLEVQVREELYGTAMQPKVVGKKDERGDWLFPAKGALDPNDIAIAIGERVLKVIGPSEEIAARVSRLRQYQAMLADTKDVASRTPFFCSGCPHNSSTKVPEGSIAGAGIGCHFMSLWMDRSTLGFTAMGGEGAQWVGQAPFTKRDHIFQNLGDGTYNHSGTLALRFALASDANITYKILYNDAVAMTGGQPHEGSLTVDMIARQVRAEGVERIAVVTDEPDKYGGRSQFPAGATFHHRDDLDLVQRELRDIKGVTVLLYDQTCAAEKRRRRKRGTFPDPDKRVFINELVCEGCGDCGVKSNCVSIQPVETEFGRKRKIDQSSCNKDFSCINGFCPSFVTVHGARIRKAEGIAGTSDALQGVPEPKPFALDRDGWAAIIDGVGGTGVVTVGAVLGMAAHLEGKGCGMIDMAGLAQKGGSVFTHVRIARSPDDINAIRVSAGKADLILGCDLVVSGAKKVLAAVRENHTIFVANTAEIMPGEFTRSADFSLPTERLKKTIREAAGETNTHFFDATRTASALFGSSLGANMFMLGFAFQHGGLPLSTEAVEKAIALNGEAVAMNVAAFRWGRRAAHEPEFVRSMIDRTSRGDEPAVAQTLDEMIARRAEFLKAYQNAAYAGRYIDRIASLRAAEQTAKPGSTIVAEAAARSLFKLMAIKDEYEVARLYTDGSFQRELAKQFQGYDKLEFHLAPPILGRKGADGVARKSSFGPWMMKSFKLLAAMKGLRGGALDVFGYTAERRMERALLGRYEADLELIRGSLSSDNLDAAAALASVPQLIRGYGHVKHASVKKASEERERLVKRLNSTPATPTLQAAE from the coding sequence ATGACGCTTCACGACGTCGCTCTCGACGACAAGTTCGATCTGGGCAAGGAGCGGATTTTCCTCTCCGGCGCCCAGGCCGTCATCCGCATGCTGCTGATGCAGCGCGAGCGTGATCGGCTCGCTGGCCTTGATACCGCAGGTTTCGTTTCGGGCTATCGCGGCTCGCCGCTCGGCGGTCTCGACCTGCAGCTGTGGAAGGCCAAGAAGCAGCTGGCACAGTCCAATATCGTCTTCCAGCCCGGCCTCAACGAGGAACTCGCTGCCACCGCCTGCTGGGGCTCGCAACAGGCGGAGCTTCTCGGCGAAGGCAAGCATGACGGCGTCTTTTCAGTCTGGTACGGCAAGGGTCCGGGCGTCGACCGCTCGGGCGACGTCTTCCGCCATGCCAATCTCGCCGGCTCCTCGAAGAAGGGCGGTGTGCTAGCGCTGATGGGCGATGACCATACCGCCGAATCCTCAACCAACGCGCATGCCACCGAGTTCCTGTTCGTCGACACGATGATCCCGATCCTCAATCCGGGCGGGGTGCAGGAGTTGATCGACTACGGTCTCTACGGCTTTGCCCTGTCGCGCTTCGCCGGCACCTGGGCGGCGATCAAATGCGTCAAGGACAACATCGAGTCCACGGCGTCCGTCGATGCCTCGCTCGGCCGGCTCAACATCGTCACCCCTGAGTTCGACATGCCGCCAGGCGGGCTCAGCATCCGCCATGAGCTCGACCAGCTCGGCCAGGAGGCGCGGCTGCACGAATACAAGCGCGCCGCTGCGTCCGCCTTCATCCGCGCCAACAACATCAACCGCATCATCTATTCAGGCGGCCGCAAGCCGAAGATCGGCATCATTACCGTCGGCAAGAGTTTCCTCGACGTGCGCCAGGCGCTCGATGATCTCGGCATCGACGAGAGCCGCGCCAACCAGCTCGGCATCCGCCTGTTCAAGGTCGGCTGCCCGTGGCCGCTCGACATCGAGCACATCAGGGATTTTGCCCGCGACCTCGAGATGATCGTCGTCGTCGAGGAAAAGCGCTCGCTGCTCGAGGTACAGGTGCGCGAGGAGCTTTACGGCACCGCAATGCAGCCGAAGGTCGTCGGCAAGAAGGACGAACGCGGTGACTGGCTGTTTCCGGCCAAGGGCGCGCTCGACCCCAACGACATCGCCATCGCCATCGGCGAGCGCGTGCTCAAGGTCATCGGCCCGTCGGAAGAGATCGCCGCCCGGGTCAGCCGCTTGCGCCAGTACCAGGCGATGCTGGCCGACACAAAGGACGTGGCCTCGCGCACGCCGTTTTTCTGCTCCGGCTGCCCGCACAATTCCTCAACCAAGGTGCCTGAGGGCTCGATCGCCGGCGCCGGCATCGGCTGCCACTTCATGTCGTTGTGGATGGACCGCAGCACGCTCGGCTTCACCGCCATGGGCGGAGAGGGCGCGCAATGGGTCGGCCAGGCGCCGTTCACCAAGCGCGATCATATCTTCCAGAATCTCGGCGATGGTACCTACAATCACTCCGGCACGCTGGCGCTCCGCTTCGCGCTCGCCTCGGATGCCAACATCACCTACAAGATCCTCTACAACGACGCGGTTGCGATGACCGGCGGCCAGCCGCATGAAGGAAGTCTGACCGTCGACATGATCGCCCGCCAGGTTCGTGCCGAGGGCGTCGAGCGTATCGCCGTCGTCACCGACGAGCCGGACAAATATGGCGGCCGTTCGCAGTTTCCTGCCGGCGCCACCTTTCACCACCGCGACGATCTCGACCTCGTCCAGCGTGAGCTGCGCGACATCAAGGGCGTCACCGTCCTGCTCTACGACCAGACCTGCGCTGCCGAGAAGCGCCGCCGCCGCAAGCGTGGCACCTTCCCCGATCCTGACAAGCGCGTGTTCATCAATGAACTGGTCTGCGAAGGCTGTGGCGACTGCGGCGTCAAGTCGAACTGCGTCTCGATCCAGCCTGTCGAAACCGAGTTCGGTCGCAAACGCAAGATCGACCAGTCGAGCTGCAACAAGGATTTTTCCTGCATTAACGGCTTCTGCCCGTCCTTCGTCACCGTGCATGGTGCCAGGATCCGCAAGGCGGAAGGCATTGCCGGCACCAGCGACGCTTTGCAGGGTGTGCCCGAGCCCAAGCCGTTTGCGCTTGACCGCGATGGCTGGGCGGCGATCATCGACGGCGTCGGCGGCACCGGTGTCGTCACCGTCGGCGCGGTGCTTGGCATGGCCGCCCACCTTGAGGGCAAGGGCTGCGGCATGATCGACATGGCAGGCCTCGCCCAGAAGGGCGGCTCGGTGTTCACCCATGTCCGCATCGCCCGCTCGCCTGACGATATCAATGCCATTCGCGTTTCGGCCGGCAAAGCCGACCTGATCCTCGGCTGCGACCTCGTCGTGTCCGGCGCCAAGAAGGTGCTGGCGGCGGTTCGCGAAAATCATACAATCTTCGTGGCCAATACCGCCGAGATCATGCCCGGCGAGTTTACGCGCTCGGCCGATTTCTCGCTGCCGACGGAGCGGTTGAAGAAGACCATCCGCGAGGCGGCAGGCGAGACCAACACGCATTTCTTCGACGCCACCCGCACAGCATCCGCCCTGTTCGGCAGTTCGCTCGGCGCCAACATGTTCATGCTCGGCTTTGCATTCCAGCATGGCGGCTTGCCGCTGTCGACTGAAGCGGTCGAAAAGGCGATCGCGCTCAATGGTGAAGCCGTTGCGATGAACGTCGCTGCCTTCCGCTGGGGTCGTCGCGCGGCCCACGAGCCGGAATTCGTCCGCTCCATGATCGACCGGACCAGCCGTGGCGACGAGCCTGCGGTCGCACAGACACTCGACGAGATGATCGCGCGGCGCGCCGAATTCCTGAAAGCCTACCAGAACGCTGCCTATGCCGGGCGCTACATCGACCGCATTGCCTCGCTTCGCGCCGCTGAGCAGACGGCAAAACCCGGTTCGACCATCGTCGCCGAGGCGGCTGCACGTTCGCTGTTCAAGCTGATGGCGATCAAGGACGAGTATGAGGTCGCCCGGCTCTACACCGACGGCTCGTTCCAGCGCGAGTTGGCAAAGCAGTTCCAGGGTTACGACAAGCTCGAATTCCATCTCGCGCCGCCGATCCTCGGTCGCAAGGGCGCCGATGGCGTTGCGCGAAAGTCGAGTTTCGGTCCGTGGATGATGAAGAGCTTCAAGCTGCTTGCGGCGATGAAGGGTTTGCGGGGCGGTGCTCTCGACGTCTTCGGCTACACCGCCGAGCGGCGCATGGAGCGCGCATTGCTCGGCCGCTACGAGGCCGACCTCGAGCTGATCCGCGGATCACTGTCGAGCGACAATCTTGACGCTGCGGCAGCTCTGGCATCGGTGCCGCAATTGATCCGCGGCTATGGTCACGTCAAGCATGCGAGCGTCAAAAAGGCATCGGAGGAACGGGAGCGGCTGGTCAAAAGGTTGAATTCTACGCCGGCAACTCCCACCCTGCAGGCTGCCGAGTAG
- a CDS encoding CGNR zinc finger domain-containing protein, producing MAVSWTRHRFSGGMLALDTTNTVVLRGDAGRSFDRFDDPAEIARFAAAASGFRADELRGRVLAAPDPKAIAGRVLAIREATDRLMRRSVVEGVLATVDMPHFLNACADGLTASRERLSAEAPFGVESEPLAFEAALAVSALSLLSAGIMSRLRICPNCNWLFVDRSRNGSRLWCDMAVCGNRQKARRHYSRRKEEVVNG from the coding sequence ATGGCAGTTTCCTGGACCCGGCATCGTTTCTCCGGCGGCATGCTCGCCCTCGACACCACCAACACGGTGGTGTTGCGGGGCGATGCAGGGCGCAGCTTCGACCGTTTCGACGACCCGGCAGAGATTGCCCGTTTCGCTGCGGCCGCCAGCGGTTTTCGCGCCGACGAGCTCAGGGGCAGGGTGCTTGCCGCACCTGACCCGAAGGCGATTGCAGGCAGGGTGCTTGCCATTCGCGAAGCCACCGACCGCCTGATGCGCCGCAGCGTTGTCGAGGGCGTGCTGGCAACCGTCGACATGCCCCATTTTCTCAACGCCTGCGCCGACGGGCTCACCGCTTCGCGCGAAAGGCTGAGCGCTGAGGCACCCTTCGGTGTCGAGTCGGAGCCGCTGGCCTTCGAGGCAGCACTCGCCGTGTCGGCGCTGTCGCTTTTATCGGCCGGCATCATGTCCCGGCTGCGCATTTGTCCGAACTGCAACTGGCTGTTCGTCGATCGCAGCCGCAACGGCAGCCGGCTGTGGTGCGACATGGCCGTCTGCGGCAACCGCCAGAAGGCGCGGCGCCATTACAGCAGGCGGAAGGAAGAGGTGGTGAATGGTTGA
- a CDS encoding 2-hydroxyacid dehydrogenase, with protein sequence MIVSNSEAPAILIPGLLHPRVAERLKSAFPLVHLAEGDPALLTAEMKSKVRGLASAGRVDAVFIDALPNLEIIASFGVGYDAVDARHAGMRGIMVTNTPDVLTEEVADTAIGLLINTVRELPRAEAWLRDGRWSSEGGYRLTPGTLRGRRIGIFGMGRIGLAIARRLEAFGLPIAYHNRRPVDGVAYAYYPTLKELAAAVDTLVSVAPATPQTEKIVSAEILVALGANGVFVNVGRGATVDEAALIEALSKGTILAAGLDVFTDEPNVPQALIDLPNASLLPHVASATVHTRQAMADLAADNIFSWFSQERRALTPVPETAEVTARI encoded by the coding sequence ATGATCGTGTCGAATTCCGAAGCGCCGGCGATCCTGATCCCCGGCCTGTTGCACCCGCGCGTCGCCGAGCGGCTCAAATCGGCATTTCCGCTCGTCCACTTAGCGGAAGGCGATCCTGCGTTGCTGACTGCGGAGATGAAGTCAAAGGTGCGCGGCCTTGCCTCGGCCGGCCGCGTCGACGCGGTTTTCATCGACGCACTTCCCAATCTCGAGATCATCGCCAGTTTCGGTGTTGGTTATGATGCCGTCGACGCGCGCCATGCCGGCATGCGTGGCATCATGGTCACCAACACGCCCGATGTTCTGACCGAGGAGGTCGCCGATACCGCTATCGGCCTGCTCATCAACACGGTGCGCGAGCTGCCACGGGCCGAGGCATGGCTGCGCGACGGGCGCTGGAGCAGCGAGGGCGGCTATCGGTTGACACCGGGAACGCTGCGCGGCCGCCGCATCGGCATCTTCGGCATGGGCCGCATCGGCCTGGCCATCGCGCGCCGGCTCGAAGCCTTCGGGCTGCCGATCGCCTATCACAATCGTCGCCCTGTCGATGGCGTCGCCTACGCCTACTATCCGACGCTGAAGGAACTGGCAGCCGCCGTCGACACGTTGGTGTCGGTGGCTCCGGCCACGCCGCAGACGGAAAAAATTGTCAGTGCGGAGATTCTCGTAGCCCTCGGTGCCAACGGCGTCTTCGTCAATGTCGGTCGCGGCGCCACCGTCGATGAAGCAGCCCTGATCGAGGCCCTGTCAAAAGGCACCATCCTGGCGGCCGGCCTCGACGTCTTCACTGACGAGCCGAATGTGCCGCAGGCGCTGATCGACCTGCCCAACGCATCGCTGCTTCCGCACGTTGCCTCCGCCACCGTCCACACCCGGCAAGCGATGGCCGATCTTGCCGCCGACAACATCTTTTCGTGGTTTTCCCAAGAGCGCCGGGCGTTGACGCCGGTCCCCGAGACCGCCGAAGTGACGGCCAGGATCTAG
- a CDS encoding TRAP transporter substrate-binding protein: MDRRSFIRKAGTTGVGAAAAAATLAAPAIAQSNPKITWRLASSFPKSLDTIYGGAEVLSKHLSEATDGNFTIQVFAAGEIVPGLQAADATTAGTVEACHTVAYYYWGKDPTWALGAAVPFALNARGMNAWHYHGGGIDLFNEFLATQGLYGLPGGNTGVQMGGWFRKEINTVADLQGLKMRIGGFAGKVVERLGVVPQQIAGGDIYPALEKGTIDAAEWVGPYDDEKLGFQKVAPYYYYPGWWEGGPTVHFMFNKAKVEELPAAYKALLRTAAQAADANMLQKYDFLNPTAVKSLVANGAQLRPFSPEILSACFDKANEVYAEMEASNPGFKKIWDSIKGFRKEHYLWAQIAEYNYDTFMMIQQRNGKL, encoded by the coding sequence ATGGATCGCCGTTCATTTATCAGGAAGGCCGGAACCACCGGCGTAGGTGCGGCCGCCGCCGCAGCGACGCTTGCGGCACCGGCAATTGCCCAGTCCAATCCCAAGATCACATGGCGGCTCGCGTCGTCCTTCCCGAAGTCGCTCGACACCATCTATGGTGGTGCTGAAGTCCTGTCGAAGCACCTGTCGGAAGCCACTGACGGCAACTTCACCATCCAGGTGTTTGCAGCCGGCGAAATCGTGCCTGGCCTGCAGGCAGCAGACGCAACGACCGCCGGTACAGTCGAAGCCTGTCACACGGTGGCATATTATTACTGGGGCAAGGACCCCACGTGGGCGCTCGGTGCGGCCGTTCCGTTCGCGCTCAATGCACGCGGCATGAACGCCTGGCACTACCATGGCGGTGGTATCGACCTGTTCAACGAATTCCTGGCGACCCAGGGTCTCTACGGTCTGCCCGGCGGCAACACCGGCGTGCAGATGGGTGGCTGGTTCCGCAAGGAGATCAACACGGTCGCCGATCTGCAGGGCCTGAAGATGCGCATCGGCGGTTTCGCCGGCAAGGTCGTCGAGCGGCTCGGCGTCGTACCGCAGCAGATCGCCGGCGGCGACATCTACCCGGCGCTGGAAAAGGGCACCATCGACGCTGCCGAATGGGTCGGCCCTTATGACGACGAGAAGCTCGGCTTCCAGAAGGTCGCGCCCTACTACTATTATCCCGGCTGGTGGGAAGGTGGCCCGACGGTCCACTTCATGTTCAACAAGGCCAAGGTCGAGGAGCTGCCGGCAGCCTACAAGGCGCTGCTGCGCACGGCGGCCCAGGCGGCCGACGCCAACATGCTGCAGAAGTACGACTTCCTCAATCCGACGGCGGTCAAGAGCCTTGTTGCCAACGGCGCGCAGTTGCGTCCGTTCAGCCCGGAAATCCTCTCGGCCTGTTTCGACAAGGCCAACGAGGTCTATGCCGAGATGGAAGCCAGCAATCCCGGCTTCAAGAAGATCTGGGATTCGATCAAGGGCTTCCGCAAGGAGCACTACCTCTGGGCCCAGATCGCCGAATACAACTACGACACCTTCATGATGATCCAGCAGCGAAACGGCAAGCTCTAA
- a CDS encoding TRAP transporter large permease, producing MIEFIAQNMAPIMFFSLIVFMLLGYPVAFSLAANGLLFFFIGVELAPYSNGSINLSWPLLYALPERFWGVMSNETLLAIPFFTFMGIVLERSGMAEDLLDTIGQLFGPIRGGLAYAVIFVGALLAATTGVVAASVIAMGLISLPIMLRYGYDRRLASGVIAASGTLAQIIPPSLVLIVLADQLGRSVGDMYKGALIPGLVLTGLYMGYIFLMSIFRPKSMPALPLEARTLGHGVTSLFAALLLAAVIAYAAHVYLSPTHGANADILGACVGVVVIYIAAILDRGLKFNMMSRLAQQVIIVLIPPLALIFLVLGTIFLGIATPTEGGAMGAVGALIMAAIKGRLSLDVIRQALASTTRLSSFVLFILIGARVFSLTFYGVNGHLWVEHLLVSLPGGEVGFLIAVNILVFLLAFFLDFFELAFIIVPLLAPAADKLGIDLIWFGVLLGVNMQTSFMHPPFGFALFYLRSVAARVPYLDRITGKNIEPVTTGQIYWGAVPFVCIQIIMIGLTIAFPQMVMHYKGTPVDPTTIEIKMPDMPGLGGGLGLPPLGAPAPGTAPAPGPAPAAPANDLTKPPSFN from the coding sequence ATGATCGAGTTCATCGCCCAGAACATGGCACCGATCATGTTCTTCTCGCTCATCGTCTTCATGCTGCTCGGCTATCCCGTCGCATTTTCGCTCGCCGCCAACGGCCTGCTGTTCTTCTTCATCGGCGTCGAGTTGGCACCCTACTCCAACGGCTCGATCAACCTGTCCTGGCCTTTGCTCTATGCGTTGCCCGAACGTTTCTGGGGGGTGATGTCGAACGAGACGCTGCTGGCGATCCCGTTCTTCACCTTCATGGGCATCGTGCTCGAACGCTCCGGCATGGCCGAAGACCTGCTCGACACCATCGGCCAGTTGTTCGGCCCGATCCGCGGCGGCCTCGCCTATGCCGTGATCTTCGTCGGTGCGCTGCTCGCGGCGACCACGGGCGTGGTTGCCGCCTCGGTCATCGCCATGGGCCTGATCTCGCTGCCGATCATGCTGCGCTACGGCTACGACCGGCGGCTTGCTTCGGGTGTCATCGCTGCATCCGGCACCCTCGCCCAGATCATACCGCCTTCGCTCGTGCTCATCGTGCTCGCCGACCAACTCGGCCGCTCGGTTGGCGACATGTACAAGGGCGCGCTGATCCCCGGACTGGTGCTGACCGGTCTGTACATGGGCTACATCTTCCTGATGTCGATCTTCCGGCCGAAATCGATGCCGGCGCTGCCGCTCGAGGCGCGCACGCTCGGCCATGGCGTGACCTCGCTGTTTGCGGCATTGCTGCTGGCAGCGGTGATCGCCTATGCCGCGCATGTCTACCTGTCGCCGACCCACGGCGCCAACGCCGATATCCTCGGCGCCTGCGTCGGCGTCGTCGTCATCTACATCGCTGCAATCCTCGACCGCGGCCTCAAGTTCAACATGATGTCGCGACTGGCACAGCAGGTCATCATCGTGCTGATCCCGCCGCTCGCGCTGATCTTCCTCGTGCTCGGCACTATCTTCCTCGGCATCGCCACGCCGACCGAAGGCGGAGCGATGGGCGCGGTGGGCGCCCTGATCATGGCCGCGATCAAGGGACGGCTTTCGCTTGACGTCATTCGCCAGGCGCTGGCCTCGACGACGAGGCTGTCGTCCTTCGTGCTGTTCATCCTGATCGGTGCGCGGGTGTTTTCGTTGACCTTCTACGGCGTCAACGGCCATCTCTGGGTCGAGCACCTGCTGGTGTCGCTGCCCGGCGGTGAGGTCGGCTTCCTGATCGCCGTCAACATCCTGGTCTTCCTGCTGGCCTTCTTCCTCGACTTCTTCGAGCTGGCCTTCATCATCGTGCCGCTTTTGGCGCCGGCCGCCGACAAGCTCGGCATCGACCTGATCTGGTTCGGCGTGCTCCTGGGTGTCAACATGCAGACCAGCTTCATGCACCCGCCGTTCGGCTTCGCGCTGTTTTACCTGCGTTCGGTCGCGGCCCGTGTGCCCTATCTCGACCGCATCACCGGCAAGAACATCGAGCCGGTGACAACGGGACAGATCTACTGGGGTGCCGTTCCCTTCGTCTGCATCCAGATCATCATGATCGGGCTGACGATCGCCTTCCCGCAGATGGTGATGCACTACAAGGGCACGCCGGTCGATCCAACCACCATCGAGATCAAGATGCCCGACATGCCCGGACTGGGTGGTGGCCTCGGCCTGCCGCCGCTTGGCGCACCGGCTCCCGGCACGGCACCTGCCCCCGGCCCAGCACCTGCAGCACCTGCCAACGACCTGACAAAGCCTCCGAGCTTCAACTAA
- a CDS encoding gamma-glutamyl-gamma-aminobutyrate hydrolase family protein, protein MHQPLVAVSSDVKQFENYTWHAAPQQYLEAAISGAGVLPVLVPNFGDRLDLDELLSSVDGVMLTGSKSNVDPRLYGEEATEANGPYDFARDATTMPLIRKAIERGVPLLAICRGIQELNVALGGSLATEIQEREGIADHRAPVSDNQDERFAIHQVATIKPGSCLAGVFGPGDILVNSVHRQAVERLGSKLQVEAVAPDGTVEAVSVRDSRAFAVGVQWHPEYWVKSDDVSQRIFKAFGDAVRAHAVARQAARTAAE, encoded by the coding sequence ATGCACCAGCCGCTTGTTGCCGTGTCGTCAGATGTCAAGCAGTTCGAGAACTACACCTGGCATGCAGCACCCCAGCAATATCTCGAGGCGGCAATCTCCGGCGCCGGTGTGCTGCCGGTACTGGTGCCCAATTTCGGCGACCGCCTAGACCTCGACGAGCTGTTGTCATCCGTCGACGGGGTGATGCTGACCGGCTCGAAGTCCAACGTCGATCCGCGCCTGTATGGCGAGGAAGCGACCGAGGCCAACGGCCCCTACGACTTCGCCCGCGATGCCACGACCATGCCGCTGATCCGCAAGGCGATCGAGCGCGGCGTGCCGCTGCTCGCCATCTGCCGCGGCATCCAGGAATTGAACGTCGCGCTTGGCGGCTCGCTCGCCACCGAAATCCAGGAGCGCGAAGGCATCGCCGATCACCGCGCACCCGTCAGCGACAACCAGGACGAACGCTTCGCCATCCATCAGGTGGCGACCATCAAGCCAGGCAGCTGCCTTGCCGGCGTGTTCGGCCCAGGCGACATCCTGGTCAATTCGGTCCACCGCCAGGCGGTCGAACGGCTCGGTTCGAAGCTCCAGGTCGAGGCGGTGGCACCCGACGGTACTGTCGAAGCTGTGTCGGTCCGCGACTCTCGCGCCTTCGCCGTCGGCGTGCAATGGCACCCCGAATACTGGGTCAAGTCGGACGACGTCTCGCAGCGTATCTTCAAGGCCTTCGGAGATGCCGTGCGGGCCCATGCTGTCGCAAGGCAGGCGGCACGGACGGCAGCGGAGTAA
- a CDS encoding branched-chain amino acid ABC transporter permease, translating into MLYFLQQLLNGVHSAAIYGLLAFGYALGNGLLQRTNLAYGGIFAFSGQTMILAAVYGYQALWLTLPATIAFGVAVALAYAALLSRVLSKTVFAPLANRSPNAIVAATLGVMIVLMELSRIAADTHDYWLPPMLATPVVFASGVNFVATLTVIQLINTAMAVAVIMWGTAKLSRSNFGRNWKAVADDPCAARLCGIDTAKVFHRALLFGGLCAALAGVLAALYYGNLGFGAGVVYGLKILFITAVGGYYAPGRAALGAAAFGIAESLWAGYFPIEWRDAWMYGLLAAMLVLTGDRSDAPSRV; encoded by the coding sequence ATGCTCTATTTCCTCCAACAGCTTCTCAATGGCGTGCATTCGGCTGCAATCTACGGCCTGCTGGCCTTTGGCTATGCGTTGGGTAACGGCCTGCTTCAGCGCACCAATCTCGCCTATGGCGGCATCTTCGCCTTCTCAGGTCAGACGATGATCCTGGCTGCCGTCTATGGCTATCAGGCACTGTGGCTGACGCTGCCGGCAACGATCGCTTTCGGCGTCGCCGTGGCGCTCGCTTATGCGGCGCTTCTGAGCCGAGTCCTGTCCAAGACCGTCTTCGCCCCGTTGGCCAACCGCTCGCCCAACGCGATCGTCGCCGCCACACTCGGCGTGATGATCGTTTTGATGGAACTGAGCCGCATTGCCGCCGACACGCACGACTACTGGCTGCCACCGATGCTGGCGACGCCGGTGGTCTTCGCTTCGGGTGTCAACTTCGTCGCGACGCTGACTGTGATCCAGCTGATCAACACGGCAATGGCAGTCGCCGTCATCATGTGGGGAACGGCAAAGCTGTCGCGCTCGAATTTCGGGCGGAACTGGAAGGCCGTCGCCGACGATCCGTGCGCTGCAAGACTCTGCGGCATCGACACGGCAAAGGTGTTTCACCGTGCCTTGCTGTTCGGCGGCCTGTGCGCCGCCCTGGCGGGTGTACTGGCGGCGCTTTATTACGGCAATCTCGGCTTCGGCGCCGGCGTGGTCTATGGCCTGAAGATTCTGTTTATCACCGCGGTCGGCGGCTACTACGCGCCTGGAAGGGCAGCTCTCGGTGCCGCCGCCTTCGGCATCGCCGAGTCGCTCTGGGCCGGCTACTTCCCGATCGAATGGCGCGACGCCTGGATGTACGGCCTGCTCGCAGCGATGCTGGTGTTGACCGGCGACCGCAGCGACGCGCCAAGCCGGGTCTGA